The Streptomyces sp. HUAS MG91 sequence AGCGCAAGCGGCTGCTCCTGGAGAAGGCCGACGCCGTCGTCATCATGGTGGGCGGTACGGGGACGCTCGACGAGGCCACCGAGATCCTGGAGCTGAAGAAGCACGGGAAGACCGACAAGCCCGTCGTGCTGCTCAACTCGGCCGGGTTCTACGACGGCCTGAAAGAGCAGTTCCGGCGCATGGAGGACGAGGGATTCCTGCCGATCCCCCTCACCGACCTGGTGTTCTTCGCCGAGGAGCCGGTCGGCGCCCTCGCCTACCTCGAGGAGTCCCTCGGCCAGCGGTAGCCCGGACGGGAGTGCGAGCATGGCGCCATGACCAGCACTGCCACTCACGTGATCACCGGCGCCGGCTCCGGCATCGGCGCCGCCGTCGCCCGCCGTCTGCACGCGCGCGGGGACGACCTCGTCCTCCACGCGCGCGACGCGGGCCGCGCCAAGGAACTCGCCGCCGAGTTCCCCGGCGCCCGCACCCTCGTCGGCGACCTGGCCGACCCGGACAGGCTGTCCTGGGCGTTCTCCCACCAGACGCTGCCCGACCGGGTCGACTCGCTGCTGCACATCGCCGGCGTCGTCGACCTGGGACCGGTGGGCGAGCTGACCCCGAAGGCCTGGCGCCACCAGCTCAACGTCAACCTCGTCGCCCCCGCCGAGCTGACCCGCCACTTCCTGCCCCAACTGCGGCTCGCCCAGGGGCACGTGGTGTTCGTGAACTCCGGCGCCGGGCTGCGGGCGAGCCCCGACTGGGCCGCGTACGCCGCCTCCAAGCACGGCCTGAAGGCACTCGCCGACTCGCTGCGCCAGGAGGAGCACGACAACGGCGTACGGGTCACGTCCGTCTACCCCGGCCGCACCGCCAGCCCCATGCAGGCCAAGGTGCACCAGCAGGAGGGCAAGGAATACGACGCGGCCCGCTGGATCGACCCCGAGTCGATGGCCACCACCATCGTCATGGCCCTCGACCTCCCGCGCGACGCCGAGGTCAACGACCTGACGGTCCGCCCGGGACGCTGACGACCGGGCTCCCGGCCCGGTTACGTACCCTTCGTGGGTGAGCGAAAAGAGCGACTTCAAGTGGGGACCGGCGACCGGCGTCGGGTCGATGCCCGGCGGTGACGCCCGGGAGGCCGCCAAGACCGTCACCGGCAGCTTCGAGGACTTCCCGTTCCTCGCCGAGCTGCCCGCGCGCGGGCCCGGCGCCGACATGATCGGCAGAACCGCGGGACTCCTCGTCGACCTGTACGCGCGCGTGGAGCCCAGCGGCTGGCGGATCGGCGACCGGCCCGGGCGCGACACCAGGCGCGCCCGGTCGTGGCTGGGCGAAGACCTCGACGCGCTGGAGGAGTTCACCCAGGGCTACGAGGGACCGCTCAAGGTGCAGGCCGTCGGGCCGTGGACCCTCGCCGCCGCGCTGGAGCTGCGCAACGGCGAGGCCGCGCTCTCCGACCCGGGCGCCTGCCGCGACCTCGCGGGCTCGCTCGCCGAGGGCCTGCGCACCCACCTCGCCGACCTGCGCCGCCGCGTCCCCGGCGCCCGGCTCGTGCTCCAGCTCGACGAGCCCTCCCTCATCGCCGTGCTGCGCGGACAGGTCAGGACCGCGAGCGAGTACCGCACCCACCGCGCCGTCGACCGGCAGGTCGTGGAGAGCGCCCTGCGCGACGTCCTCGGCGTCCACGCCGACGGACCCACCGTCGTCCACTCCTGCGCCCCCGACGTCCCGTTCGCACTGCTGCGCAGGGCCGGCGCCGACGCGATCTCCTTCGACTTCTCGCTCCTCACCGAGCGTGACGACGAGGCGATCGGCGAGGCCGTCGAAGGCGGCACCCGACTCTTCGCCGGTGTCGTACCCGGCGTGGACGCTCCATTGTCGGACCCTGCCGGTAGCGTCATGGGTGTCAGGACGCTGTGGCGCAGGCTGGGGCTGAATCCGGGGTCGCTCGCGGAGTCGGTCGTGGTCACGCCGTCGTGCGGACTCGCGGGCGCCTCGCCCGCGTACGCCCGCGCGGCGCTCGCCCACTGCGCCCGGGCGGCGAGATCACTCGCGGACAACCCTGAGTGACCGGGGACGAAGGCAAACGGGAGGAAGAGACGGTGGCTGCCGCAAGCGCTGGAAAGAAGGCGGAGACCGAGAGCTCCGTGCCCGCGACGGCGCGGGACGAGCACGCCCAGCTGGCCGAGCAGATCGAAGAGCACCGCTTCCGGTACTACGTGAAGGACGCGCCGGTCGTCTCCGACGCCGAGTTCGACAGGCTGCTGCGCTCCCTCGAAGCGCTCGAGGAGCAGTACTCCGAGCTGCGCACCCCCGACTCGCCGACCCAGAAGGTCGCGGGCAACTACGCCACGGAGTTCACGTCCGTGGAGCACCGCGAGCGCATGCTCTCGCTCGACAACGCCTTCGACGACCTGGAGTTGGCGGCCTGGGCCGAGCGCGTCCACAAGGACGTCGGCGCGTCCGGCTATCACTTCCTGTGCGAGCTGAAGATCGACGGCCTCGCGGTCAACCTGACGTACGAGCACGGGCGGCTGACCCGCGCGGCCACCCGCGGCGACGGCCGCGTCGGCGAGGACATCACGCCCAACGTCCGCACGATCGCCGAGATCCCCGACCGACTCCAGGGCGAGCGCGTCCCGGACCTCGTCGAGATCCGCGGTGAGGTCTTCTTCCCGATGGAGAAGTTCGAGGAGCTGAACGCCCGGCTGGTCGAGGCCGGCGACAAGCCCTTCGCCAACCCGCGCAACGCGGCGGCGGGTTCACTCCGCCAGAAGGACCCCCGGGTCACCGCGACCCGCCCGCTGCGCATGGTCGTGCACGGCATCGGCGCCCGCGAGGGCTTCGACATCGCCCGCCTGTCGGAGGCGTACGACCTGCTGCGCGAGTGGGGCCTGCCCACCGCGAAGCACAACAGAGTGGTCGACGACCTCGACGGCGTACGGAAGTTCATCGCGTACTACGGGGAGAACCGGCACTCCGTCGAGCACGAGATCGACGGCGCCGTCATCAAGCTCGACGAGATCCCGCTCCAGGGCCGGCTCGGCTCCACCGCGCGCGCCCCGCGCTGGGCCATCGCCTGGAAGTTCCCGCCCGAAGAGGTCAACACCAAGCTGGTCAACATCCGGGTCGGCGTGGGCCGCACCGGCCGCGTCACCCCGTACGCGCAGGTCGAGCCGGTGACGGTGGCGGGCTCCGAGGTCGAGTTCGCGACGCTGCACAACCAGGAGATCGTCAAGAAGAAGGGCGTGCTCATCGGGGACACCGTCGTCATCCGTAAGGCCGGTGACGTCATCCCCGAGATCCTCGGCCCGGTCGTCGACCTGCGCGACGGCAGCGAGTACGAGTTCGAGATGCCCGCCGAATGTCCCGAGTGCGGCACCCCGCTGCGGGCCATGAAGGAGGGCGACATCGACCTGCGGTGTCCCAACGCCCGCACCTGCCCCGCCCAGTTGCGGGAGCGGCTGTTCTATCTGGGCGGCCGGCAGTGCCTGGACATCGAGAACTTCGGGGCGGTCGCCGCCGCCGCGCTCACCGCCCCGCTGGAGCCCGCCGAGCCGCCGCTGACCGACGAGGGCGATCTGTTCGACCTCACCATCGAGCAGCTGCTGCCCATCAAGGCGTACGTCCTCGACCCCGACAGCGGCCTGCCCAAGCGGGACCCGAAGACCGGTGAGGACAAGGTCGTCACGGTCTTCGCCAACCAGAAGGGCGAGCCGCGGAAGAACGCGCTGTCGATGCTGGAGAACATCGCAGCCGCCAAGGACCGGCCGCTCGCCCGCGTCATCAACGGCCTCTCCATCCGGCACGTGGGCCCCGTCGCGGCCGAGGCACTGGCCCGCGAGTTCCGCTCCGTCGACCGCATCGACCAGGCCACAGAGGAGGAGCTGGCCGCCACCGATGGCGTAGGCGGGATCATCGCCGCCTCCGTGAAGCAGTGGTTCGCCGAGGACTGGCATCGGGAGATTCTGCGGAAATGGCGTGATGCCGGTGTGCGCATGGAGGAGGAAGGGGCCGGTGAGGACGAGGGGCCGCGCCCGCTCGAAGGCCTCACCGTCGTCGTCACCGGCACCCTGGAGAACTTCACCCGGGACGGCGCGAAGGACGCCCTGCAGAGCAGAGGTGCCAAGGTGACAGGTTCCGTTTCCAAGAAGACGTCCTTTGTCGTTGTCGGGGACAACCCGGGATCCAAATACGACAAGGCCATGCAGGTGAAGGTTCCGGTTCTGGACGAGGCCGGCTTCGCCGTGCTCCTCGACCAAGGTCCCGACGCCGCCGCCGAACTGGCGCTTCCCGCCGAGGAACCGACTGAGGAGTAGCGGTTGAAGGCCACCCGTTCAGCGCATATCAGATGCATACGGGTGGCCGGGTCGCATTCGGGTATCCACGGCCGGGCGCGTCCGTCTGGTGCCCGTGGAAGCCTTCTGCGGCCTACTGTTGAGGGTGTGCGCCTGCCGTGTCCTGCTGCGGATGGGGCAACCTCCGCTCCACGGAAGCCCGGGGAGCGGGCTGCGGATCTGGGCACCGCCGGCTGTGAGAGGGACGGGAATGGAACCGACCGAGAGCGCCGCCCCGGACTCACGGCTGCTGCCGCGCCGGCGGTTGCGGC is a genomic window containing:
- a CDS encoding SDR family oxidoreductase, with product MTSTATHVITGAGSGIGAAVARRLHARGDDLVLHARDAGRAKELAAEFPGARTLVGDLADPDRLSWAFSHQTLPDRVDSLLHIAGVVDLGPVGELTPKAWRHQLNVNLVAPAELTRHFLPQLRLAQGHVVFVNSGAGLRASPDWAAYAASKHGLKALADSLRQEEHDNGVRVTSVYPGRTASPMQAKVHQQEGKEYDAARWIDPESMATTIVMALDLPRDAEVNDLTVRPGR
- a CDS encoding methionine synthase — translated: MSEKSDFKWGPATGVGSMPGGDAREAAKTVTGSFEDFPFLAELPARGPGADMIGRTAGLLVDLYARVEPSGWRIGDRPGRDTRRARSWLGEDLDALEEFTQGYEGPLKVQAVGPWTLAAALELRNGEAALSDPGACRDLAGSLAEGLRTHLADLRRRVPGARLVLQLDEPSLIAVLRGQVRTASEYRTHRAVDRQVVESALRDVLGVHADGPTVVHSCAPDVPFALLRRAGADAISFDFSLLTERDDEAIGEAVEGGTRLFAGVVPGVDAPLSDPAGSVMGVRTLWRRLGLNPGSLAESVVVTPSCGLAGASPAYARAALAHCARAARSLADNPE
- the ligA gene encoding NAD-dependent DNA ligase LigA, giving the protein MAAASAGKKAETESSVPATARDEHAQLAEQIEEHRFRYYVKDAPVVSDAEFDRLLRSLEALEEQYSELRTPDSPTQKVAGNYATEFTSVEHRERMLSLDNAFDDLELAAWAERVHKDVGASGYHFLCELKIDGLAVNLTYEHGRLTRAATRGDGRVGEDITPNVRTIAEIPDRLQGERVPDLVEIRGEVFFPMEKFEELNARLVEAGDKPFANPRNAAAGSLRQKDPRVTATRPLRMVVHGIGAREGFDIARLSEAYDLLREWGLPTAKHNRVVDDLDGVRKFIAYYGENRHSVEHEIDGAVIKLDEIPLQGRLGSTARAPRWAIAWKFPPEEVNTKLVNIRVGVGRTGRVTPYAQVEPVTVAGSEVEFATLHNQEIVKKKGVLIGDTVVIRKAGDVIPEILGPVVDLRDGSEYEFEMPAECPECGTPLRAMKEGDIDLRCPNARTCPAQLRERLFYLGGRQCLDIENFGAVAAAALTAPLEPAEPPLTDEGDLFDLTIEQLLPIKAYVLDPDSGLPKRDPKTGEDKVVTVFANQKGEPRKNALSMLENIAAAKDRPLARVINGLSIRHVGPVAAEALAREFRSVDRIDQATEEELAATDGVGGIIAASVKQWFAEDWHREILRKWRDAGVRMEEEGAGEDEGPRPLEGLTVVVTGTLENFTRDGAKDALQSRGAKVTGSVSKKTSFVVVGDNPGSKYDKAMQVKVPVLDEAGFAVLLDQGPDAAAELALPAEEPTEE
- a CDS encoding TIGR00730 family Rossman fold protein, translated to MNICVFLSAADLDDRYTRPAREFAELLGKGGHTLVWGGSESGLMKVVADGVHASGGGLVGVSVEFLAAKARAVTAPDEMVVAADLAERKRLLLEKADAVVIMVGGTGTLDEATEILELKKHGKTDKPVVLLNSAGFYDGLKEQFRRMEDEGFLPIPLTDLVFFAEEPVGALAYLEESLGQR